The Glycine soja cultivar W05 chromosome 3, ASM419377v2, whole genome shotgun sequence genome window below encodes:
- the LOC114406437 gene encoding very-long-chain aldehyde decarbonylase CER1-like, whose protein sequence is MASRPGILTDWPWKPLGSFKYLLLAPWVVHSSYSVLVKDKSERDISTFLIFPFLLWRMLHNQIWITLSRYRTAKGNARIVDKGIEFDQVDRERDWDDQILFNGLLYYLASYTLSGASRIPLWRTDGVVMAILLHAGPVEFLYYWLHRALHHHFLYSRYHSHHHSSIVTEPITSVIHPFAEHILYFLLFAIPKLTLVFTKTASVGAMLGYVTYIDFMNNMGHCNFEVVPKWLFDIFPPLKYLMYTSSFHSLHHTQFRTNYSLFMPLYDYIYGTTDKASDKLHESALKQEEEIPNVVHLTHLTTPESIYHLRLGFAYLASKPYTSKWYLCLMWPVTTWSMILTWVYGRTFIVEGNRFDKLKLQTWAIPKYSLQYFMQSQKVAINTMIEEAILDADRKGIKVLSLGLRNQGEDLNIYGGLYVSRHPKLKVRVVDGSSLVVAVVLNSIPKGTTQVLLRGKLTKIAYALAYTLCQQGVQVAALYEDDYVRLKKSFNSSETNLAFTKSSTQTTWLVGDGLTEEEQLKAPKGTLFIPYTQFPPRKYRKDCFYHCTPAMLAPCSVENIHSCEDWLPRRIMSAWRIAGIVHSLEGWTEHECGHTMHNIDNVWHSTLQHGFQPLPVPINE, encoded by the exons ATGGCTTCAAGGCCTGGAATCCTAACGGATTGGCCATGGAAACCTCTTGGAAGCTTTAAG TATTTGTTACTAGCACCTTGGGTAGTTCACAGCTCCTATTCTGTGTTGGTGAAGGATAAGAGTGAAAGGGATATAAGCACCTTTCTCATATTTCCATTTCTTCTATGGCGTATGCTTCATAACCAGATATGGATCACTCTCTCTCGTTACCGAACCGCCAAAGGCAATGCTAGAATTGTCGACAAGGGAATTGAGTTTGATCAAGTTGATAGAGAAAGAGATTG GGATGACCAAATATTGTTCAATGGATTATTATACTACTTGGCAAGCTACACATTATCTGGGGCATCCCGTATTCCATTATGGAGAACAGATGGAGTTGTTATGGCAATATTGCTTCATGCAGGACCAGTGGAGTTTCTCTATTATTGGTTACACAGAGCACTTCATCATCATTTTCTCTACTCTCGTTACCACTCTCATCACCATTCTTCAATAGTAACAGAACCTATAACTT CTGTTATTCATCCATTCGCTGAAcacatattatattttcttctctttgcaATACCCAAGTTAACCCTCGTCTTCACAAAAACAGCTTCTGTGGGGGCCATGCTTGGATATGTCACTTACATTGATTTCATGAACAACATGGGTCATTGTAACTTTGAGGTGGTTCCAAAGTGGCTCTTTGACATCTTTCCTCCTCTCAAATATCTCATGTACACCTCATC GTTCCATTCTTTGCACCATACTCAGTTTAGAACAAACTACTCCTTGTTTATGCCTCTTTATGACTACATCTATGGCACCACAGACAAAGCTTCCGATAAATTACACGAGTCAGCATTAAAACAAGAGGAAGAAATCCCTAATGTTGTACACCTAACACATCTCACGACCCCTGAATCCATATATCATCTCAGGCTTGGATTTGCTTACTTGGCTTCTAAGCCTTACACGTCAAAATGGTACCTTTGTTTGATGTGGCCAGTAACAACTTGGTCCATGATCCTCACATGGGTTTATGGCCGTACATTTATTGTGGAGGGGAATCGTTTTGACAAACTGAAGTTGCAAACTTGGGCAATACCCAAGTACAGTCTCcaa TACTTCATGCAATCACAAAAAGTGGCTATCAACACAATGATAGAGGAAGCAATACTCGATGCTGACAGAAAAGGCATAAAAGTTTTGAGCTTAGGCCTAAGGAATCAAGGAGAGGACCTTAACATCTATGGAGGACTATATGTTAGTAGGCATCCAAAGCTAAAAGTTAGGGTTGTAGATGGAAGCAGTCTTGTAGTTGCTGTTGTTCTTAATAGCATTCCCAAGGGAACAACTCAAGTTTTACTTAGGGGCAAACTCACCAAGATTGCTTATGCTCTTGCCTACACATTGTGTCAACAAGGTGTTCAG GTTGCTGCATTGTATGAGGATGATTATGTGAGGCTCAAAAAGTCGTTCAATAGCTCTGAAACCAATTTGGCCTTTACCAAAAGCAGCACACAGACG ACTTGGTTAGTAGGAGATGGATTAACTGAAGAGGAACAACTGAAGGCACCCAAAGGAACATTATTTATTCCATACACACAATTTCCACCAAGAAAATATCGTAAGGATTGCTTCTACCATTGCACCCCTGCAATGTTAGCTCCTTGTAGTGTTGAAAATATCCATTCTTGTGAG GATTGGTTGCCAAGGAGGATAATGAGTGCATGGCGCATAGCTGGGATAGTGCACTCTCTAGAAGGATGGACTGAACATGAGTGTGGCCACACAATGCATAACATAGACAATGTTTGGCATTCAACTCTTCAACATGGATTCCAACCTCTTCCGGTGCCAATTAATGAGTAA